A single region of the Lates calcarifer isolate ASB-BC8 linkage group LG3, TLL_Latcal_v3, whole genome shotgun sequence genome encodes:
- the slc39a4 gene encoding zinc transporter ZIP4 has translation MFFSALFLLSLFSGWGLFGSVSGSPAVEEAYKDVVSVVSPGQQALTGESLRSVFNTLEKRVQCGGVSCEKCDLTDAVHQLFSNHSIHGEDETGKGRENVTISVAQFTDLAAGCVLYLTSPGLVCSAVRQGRWGEETERFLHKITHHDHLEHEHIDGHGFEEVLQELQHHYEPSDSESCVTASDIMAEVNASAPDQKQEVGAVLGRVLYHALRGHCFISRSLPEESFFLDYIIDRLGSENFTVGDLEALMRSLNIGPDDEKEHEHEHEHEHQEDEHADHDHSVARRRKRSSHEHHVGHEGNTTWDQHCFSAEELVLIFGLADNSSASSGLGRSDVARLSPAFVQQILSGACGDVTDQLKPDHLTKTERYLYATIANVVITLMSMFGIVLLLCTSCTSVFQLCVQFCISLAVGSLTGDALLHLLPMFLGLHVHSDGGDSHKHSRQEETPDYIYKMLVVMAGIYYFYLMETIFSLITYKENHHHHQHHHGEESEPHHCDHGRVLEMYQQERKQKDKSASKADLVGYEDNEKSISEPKERTREQRLLPYMITIGDGIHNFADGLAIGAAFSLSWKSGLATSLAVLCHELPHELGDFAILLHSGVSVRRALLLNIGSAMTSFVGLYIALSVATDLATKQWIAAITAGLFLYVGLADMLPTMVHISNKKPWLMFLLQNVGLLTGWGILLLLSLYEERISF, from the exons atgtttttctctgcgctgttcctcctctctctatTTTCCGGCTGGGGTTTGTTCGGTTCTGTGTCGGGCTCTCCCGCTGTGGAGGAAGCCTACAAGGACGTGGTCAGCGTCGTGTCTCCGGGACAGCAGGCTCTGACCGGGGAGTCCCTTCGCTCCGTCTTTAATACACTGGAGAAACGTGTGCAGTGCGGTGGAGTGTCGTGTGAAAAG TGTGATCTAACAGACGCCGTCCACCAGCTCTTCAGCAATCACTCCATCCACGGAGAGGATGAAACtggaaaaggcagagaaaacGTAACCATCAGTGTAGCTCAGTTCACCGACCTCGCCGCCGGCTGCGTCCTGTACCTGACTTCTCCCGGCCTGGTGTGCTCCGCTGTAAGGCAGGGGAGGTGGGGAGAGGAGACCGAACGTTTCCTGCACAAAATCACACATCATGAC CACCTCGAACATGAACACATAGACGGCCATGGATTTGAAGAGGTGCTCCAAGAGCTCCAACACCACTATGAGCCATCAGACAGCGAG AGCTGTGTGACAGCCAGTGACATCATGGCAGAGGTCAACGCATCAGCACCAGaccagaaacaggaagtgggtgCAGTTTTGGGCCGCGTCCTGTATCACGCTCTGCGAGGTCACTGCTTCATCAGCCGGTCGCTGCCTGAGGAGAGCTTCTTCCTGGACTACATCATTGACCGTCTGGGATCAGAGAACTTTACTGTCGGGG ATTTGGAGGCTCTTATGAGGAGTTTGAACATAGGTCCTGACGATGAAAAAGAGCACGAGCATGAGCACGAGCATGAGCACCAGGAGGATGAACACGCTGACCACGATCACAGTGTTGCAagacggaggaagaggagcagccATGAGCATCATGTGGGGCACGAAGGAAACACCACCTGGGATCAG CACTGTTTCTCAGCTGAAGAGCTGGTCCTGATCTTTGGTCTGGCCGACAACAGctcagcctcctctggtctGGGCCGGTCTGATGTGGCTCGCCTCAGCCCTGCGTTTGTCCAGCAGATCCTGAGCGGAGCCTGTGGAGATGTCACAGATCAGCTGAAACCAGACCACCTCACCAAGACTGAGA GATACCTCTATGCAACCATTGCCAATGTGGTGATAACACTGATGTCCATGTTTGGcattgtgttgctgctgtgtacCTCCTGCACCAGTGTGTTCCAGTTGTGTGTCCAGTTTTGCATCAGTCTGGCTGTAGGGTCACTGACTGGAGATGCCTTACTGCACCTGCTGCCCATG TTTCTAGGTTTACACGTGCACTCAGACGGCGGCGACAGCCACAAGCACTCACGTCAGGAAGAAACTCCAGACTACATTTACAAGATGCTGGTTGTGATGGCCGGGATTTATTACTTTTACCTGATGGAAACAATCTTTTCTCTGATCACATACAAGGAaaaccaccaccatcaccaacaccatcatggt gAAGAATCAGAGCCTCACCACTGTGACCATGGGAGGGTTTTAGAGATGTATCAGcaggaaaggaaacaaaaagacaagtCAGCATCAAAAGCAGACCTG GTTGGCTATGAAGACAATGAGAAATCAATTTCAGAGCCAAAAGAGCGCACAAGAG AACAGCGTCTGCTGCCTTACATGATAACTATCGGTGACGGGATCCACAACTTTGCAGATGGCTTAGCGATAGGTGCAGCTTTCTCCCTGTCATGGAAGTCTGGTTTGGCTACATCACTCGCTGTACTCTGCCACGAGCTACCACACGAACTCG GTGATTTTGCCATTTTGCTGCACAGCGGCGTGTCTGTCCGCAGGGCGTTACTTTTAAACATCGGCAGCGCCATGACCTCATTCGTGGGCCTGTACATCGCTCTGTCTGTTGCCACTGACCTTGCGACCAAACAGTGGATAGCTGCCATCACTGCAGGACTATTCCTGTACGTGGGACTGGCTGATATG cTCCCCACCATGGTCCACATCAGCAACAAGAAACCCTGGCTGATGTTTCTGCTGCAGAACGTCGGCCTTCTAACCGGATGGGGtattctgttgttgttgtcacttTACGAAGAGAGGATCAGCTTTTAA